The Anopheles merus strain MAF chromosome 2L, AmerM5.1, whole genome shotgun sequence genome has a segment encoding these proteins:
- the LOC121591784 gene encoding talin-2 isoform X3 produces the protein MSTLSLRISLEGGRVTKTIQFDPSTTVFDACRIIKDKFAEAVQGQAQEFGLFLADDDTRQGVWLEPARNLGYYMLHNHDVLEYRQKHRTLRVRMLDGAVKTILVDDSQPVSQLMVVICTKIGITNHEEYGLVREDPEAQNENQPDNRSNTGTLTLRRKAQEKERDAKMESLRKKLRTDDEINWVDVGKTLREQGIDEQETVLLRRKFFYSDQNIDSRDPVQLNLLYVQARDAILDGTHPVTQDKACEFAGIQVQIQFGDHNEAKHRPGFLDLREFLPASYVRTKNIERKIFAEHRKLVGLSDLDAKYEYTKTARELPTYGVTFFLVKEKMTGKNKLVPRLLGVTKDSVLRLDETTKEILKSWPLTTVRRWGASPNTFTLDFGDYADSYYSVQTTEAEQIVQLIAGYIDIILKKKQAKDHFGIEGDEGSTMVEESVAPSKATFLQHEETNKGGKVETHSIAKPAIMRGTDGERSYGTGEMQSIQYGAIVGQVNLAHQPPMLQQTRISSVLSEPQRALLGYISAGQDALNRAEKDLESKVQLPPLGTDPGSLQWREETLDTSKQTVTTHLATMNAATAQVVTASQPDEIDHEAVGAAVSQITQSIPEVTKEVRLIAALMDDDCTGDKLLEATRKLCNAFSDLLRSAEPESKEPRQNLLNAATRVGEASGQVLSTIGEESVESRELHDMLLGLAKAVANTTAALVLKAKSIAAVTEDEATRNKVIGAASQCALATSQLVACARVVGPTIQSPACREQLEAAAREVAKAVAHLAEVCNEATDNQQLRGDLTAAAKDVSKSLTDLLEHIKLSAREKARRVENENPVDNVLVATDILVSSSDPQEMIRQAQQLGKATAQLIQSIKGEAESQHDSNMQRKLLEAAKQLADATARMVEAARLCAGNPHDSGHQEMLRTAAEELRVITTSTANTPAIKRQLIGRLEQCARQAASSATQCITAAQNSLIHSNDVQTKEILLQDCQAVADQIPRLVAGVKGTHARPDDTNAQLCLIDAAEMFLEPGAQMAGSARELQPTVMDQAAGQQLGRSSVNLTHAIHDLRLAAHRAREACGGNELDAALEAVRNLRSVLSDTRRAAQEGSLRPLPGETADSCFKQLAAASNAVDVSMHQLMSAAQQGNRTYAGVAGRDTALALGDYTKSVRGVLVTTKNPAVVDCADEVIVDSLRVIEEAQRTLQNLDNQEALLIAIKRTKHSLGRTIDCLPGVKDINEAFETVTDLRSILDTGEYPPSDRPYGQLQNELKSAADQLNVAGGQVAQSYDSSIKLAGTSQEFCHAYKELLTVTLEMAGQTAEDRAREEIVNSLRGVSNQSISLLGTARYVAGDPDRPNAKNELSSAARLVTESINRLVDVCTQAAPGQKECDGAIRSIESLRPLLESPQESLTDQGYFDCLDTVLEKSRTLGEGMTGIANNAKNSKHVEFGHSVNSVSESIRGLIESAAQAAYLVGVSNPTSVGGRPGIVDPAQYARAAQAIRQSCDVLRGQASSQPQVLSAATVIAKHTSALCNACRNASSTTTNPVAKRHFVQAAKEVANSTAALVREIKALDQDYSPASRQRCAAATEPLLEAVSSLCHFASSPEFISIPARISTEGRKAQEPILTAGRGILDGAVDMVRTAKVLALTPTDPPVWQQLATHSRNVSESIKQLASSIREKAPGQMQCDQVLEVLKDCSRELNSAALAVGVDGLPQRKDSNLQGFTNQSLNAASELIDRLEPVKSSAKKNAESLGHAVNQIAKHIVPLTNGVIGACSQLVHSGQQTVLINQVKSVVECCAQLVQTAKQAGGNPRAAHFHPELDEAVESTREAIQELNATVERLSTENGVVTGLMEQISRSMSRISDKRQSFLGASLNDTYVDYQTRMVQSAKEIARYANEINAKAAIDPSKLAQLCVEMTHHYTQLAQDSIGASALTTSPDVAIRIRNTVQDLGRSVNVLIQSTTGIRKDDSSGLVEISRGARDVSEKVAQVLAALQAGSRGTQACINASSTVSAIISDLDTTIMFATAGTLQSSDEDGKFSDHREHILKTAKALVEDTKILVAGAAGTQDQLAAAAQNAVTTILQLADAVKHGAASLGSGQPDSQVMVINAVKDVAAALGELINATKLASGKPINDPAMNDLKDSAKVMVMNVTSLLKTVKAVEDEHTRGTRAMEATVDAISQELRSMQFAPEMMRSSMQQLSRPEDLISVTKHVTAATAKAVAAGASNLQADIAAAANLGRKTISDMLSVCKSVAWSCAETQDLRQRTLDAGSAVAIAYRDLLEGILSHCTADERMQLSRRVAMCVTDLVGMAQLLKGSDWVDPDDPTVIAENELLGAAASIEAAAKKLANLRPRRQEVKEADENLNFDEMILEAAKSIMAASSSLVRAANAAQRELIDQGKVAKRPLTSSDDGQWSEGLISAARLVAAATHSLVEAAQNLVQGVGTEEMLISSAKQVASSTAQLLIACKVKSDPNSETGRRLQAAGNAVIKSTDKLVQAAQQAIEGEEEHTLRLNRNMVDGMAQEINARSEILMRERQLEEAKNKLIAIRHAKYRQKLGGGFTTDESDEGGVAPPPFAGYSQPTSPKPPQTLPKPGTYSPGSLGASPAQGASTMPRLGQHSPASPSFQRPGSGNQLLTANAVPKPYQSDALKSPSALVSPSMLNRTYDTTRVENTNLSASKFNRTQFDAAVQDLQNKVQPLSTFRSSPTHTNGGVAGSSPAPQTYEGFTTSLFDSGAHDAATTTLRSVQGGGSKLMTTEEQYQQHQQVIHTKKVHMSSTTSSSSSTTLKSGSAGGAVTEWK, from the exons ATGTCCACACTTTCCCTCCGGATCAGCCTCGAGGGAGGCCGGGTGACAAAGACGATCCAGTTCGACCCGAGCACGACCGTGTTCGATGCGTGTCGCATCATCAAGGACAAGTTCGCGGAGGCGGTACAGGGGCAGGCGCAGGAGTTTGGCCTCTTCCTAGCGGACGATGACACCCGGCAGGGCGTGTGGCTGGAGCCGGCCCGCAACCTGGGCTACTACATGCTGCACAACCACGATGTGCTCGAGTACCGACAGAAGCACCGGACGCTGCGCGTGCGCATGCTGGACGGTGCGGTCAAGACGATCCTGGTCGACGATTCGCAGCCGGTGTCGCagctgatggtggtgatcTGCACAAAGATTGGCATCACCAACCACGAGGAGTACGGGCTGGTGCGCGAAGACCCGGAGGCGCAGAACGAGAACCAGCCCGACAATCGCTCCAACACCGGCACGCTCACGCTGCGTCGCAAGGCGCAGGAGAAGGAGCGGGACGCGAAGATGGAGAGCTTGCGGAAGAAGCTGCGCACGGACGACGAGATCAACTGGGTGGACGTGGGCAAGACGCTGCGCGAGCAGGGCATCGACGAGCAGGAGACGGTGCTGCTGCGGCGCAAGTTCTTCTACTCCGACCAGAACATCGATTCGCGCGACCCGGTACAGCTGAACCTGCTGTACGTGCAGGCGCGCGATGCCATCCTGGACGGGACGCACCCGGTCACGCAGGACAAGGCGTGCGAGTTCGCCGGCATACAGGTGCAGATCCAGTTCGGGGACCATAACGAGGCGAAACATAGACCCGGATTCCTGGA CTTGCGAGAGTTTCTGCCCGCCTCGTACGTGCGCACGAAGAACATTGAGCGGAAAATATTCGCCGAACACCGCAAGCTCGTCGGGCTGTCCGACCTGGACGCGAAGTACGAGTACACCAAGACGGCCCGCGAGCTGCCCACGTACGGTGTGACGTTTTTCCTGGTGAAGGAGAAAATGACCGGCAAGAACAAGCTCGTGCCCCGGCTGCTGGGCGTCACCAAGGACTCGGTGCTGCGGTTAGACGAAACGACGAAGGAGATCCTGAAATCGTGGCCGCTGACGACCGTACGCCGGTGGGGCGCGTCGCCCAACACGTTCACGCTCGATTTCGGCGATTACGCCGACTCGTACTACTCGGTGCAAACGACGGAAGCGGAACAGATCGTGCAGCTGATCGCCGGCTACATCGACATCATCCTGAAGAAGAAGCAGGCAAAGGACCACTTCGGCATCGAGGGCGACGAGGGCTCCACCATGGTGGAGGAAAGTGTCGCACCGTCAAA AGCCACCTTCCTGCAGCACGAGGAGACGAACAAAGGTGGCAAGGTGGAAACCCATTCCATCGCTAAGCCAGCCATCATGCGCGGAACTGACG GTGAACGGTCGTACGGTACTGGCGAGATGCAATCGATACAGTACGGTGCCATCGTCGGTCAGGTCAACCTGGCACACCAACCACCGATG TTGCAGCAAACGCGCATCAGTTCGGTACTGTCCGAGCCACAGCGTGCACTGCTCGGGTACATTTCCGCCGGTCAGGATGCGCTCAACCGGGCGGAGAAGGATCTGGAGAGCAAGGTGCAGCTGCCACCGCTCGGTACCGATCCGGGCTCGTTGCAGTGGCGCGAGGAAACGCTCGACACGTCGAAGCAAACCGTCACGACGCATCTGGCCACGATGAATGCGGCGACGGCGCAGGTCGTGACCGCGTCGCAGCCGGACGAGATCGACCACGAGGCGGTCGGTGCGGCCGTGTCGCAGATCACGCAGAGCATCCCGGAGGTGACGAAAGAGGTGCGACTGATTGCCGCCCTCATGGACGATGACTGTACCGGCGATAAGCTGCTGGAAGCGACGCGCAAACTGTGCAATGCGTTTAGCGATCTGTTGCGCTCGGCCGAGCCGGAAAGCAAGGAGCCGCGCCAGAACCTGCTAAATGCGGCGACGCGTGTCGGTGAGGCGAGCGGACAGGTGCTGAGCACGATCGGCGAGGAGAGCGTGGAGAGCCGCGAGCTGCACGATATGCTGCTCGGGCTGGCGAAGGCGGTCGCCAACACGACGGCCGCGCTGGTGCTGAAGGCGAAATCGATCGCGGCCGTAACGGAGGATGAGGCAACTCGCAACAAAG TTATCGGAGCGGCAAGTCAGTGTGCTCTGGCCACCAGCCAGCTGGTGGCGTGTGCCCGTGTCGTCGGTCCCACCATTCAGAGTCCGGCCTGTCGGGAGCAGCTGGAAGCAGCAGCGCGTGAGGTCGCTAAAGCCGTCGCTCACCTGGCGGAAGTGTGTAACGAGGCGACGGACAATCAGCAGCTGCGTGGCGACCTGACGGCAGCGGCGAAGGACGTCTCCAAGTCGCTGACCGATCTGCTCGAGCACATCAAGCTGAGTGCGCGTGAGAAGGCACGTCGCGTGGAGAATGAGAACCCGGTGGATAATGTGCTCGTAGCGACGGACATTCTTGTTTCGTCGTCCGACCCGCAGGAGATGATCCGGCAGGCGCAGCAGCTCGGCAAAGCAACGGCCCAGCTCATCCAGAGCATCAAGGGCGAGGCGGAAAGTCAGCACGACTCGAACATGCAGCGCAAGCTGCTCGAGGCCGCCAAGCAACTGGCCGACGCTACGGCACGGATGGTGGAAGCGGCCCGACTGTGTGCCGGCAACCCGCACGATTCGGGCCACCAGGAGATGTTGCGCACCGCGGCGGAGGAGCTGCGCGTCATCACGACATCGACGGCAAACACGCCCGCCATCAAGCGGCAGCTGATCGGACGGCTGGAACAGTGCGCCAGACAGGCGGCCTCGTCCGCCACGCAATGCATAACGGCGGCCCAGAACTCGCTCATCCACAGCAACGATGTGCAGACGAAGGAGATCCTGCTGCAGGACTGTCAGGCGGTGGCCGATCAGATTCCCCGGCTGGTGGCGGGTGTAAAGGGCACGCATGCGCGGCCGGACGACACGAACGCGCAGCTGTGCTTGATCGATGCCGCCGAGATGTTCCTCGAGCCGGGCGCACAGATGGCCGGTTCGGCACGCGAACTACAGCCGACTGTTATGGATCAGGCGGCCGGGCAGCAGCTGGGACGCAGCTCCGTCAACTTGACACACGCCATCCACGATCTGCGGCTGGCGGCCCACCGTGCACGGGAGGCATGCGGTGGCAACGAGCTGGACGCTGCGCTGGAAGCGGTCCGCAACCTGCGCAGCGTGCTGAGCGACACACGCCGCGCCGCTCAGGAAGGAAGTCTGCGTCCGCTGCCGGGCGAGACGGCAGACAGTTGCTTCAAGCAGCTGGCTGCCGCTAGCAACGCGGTCGACGTTTCGATGCATCAGCTGATGAGCGCCGCCCAGCAGGGCAATCGAACGTACGCAGGGGTCGCCGGTCGCGACACTGCTCTCGCCCTGGGCGATTACACCAAGAGTGTGCGCGGGGTGCTTGTAACAACGAAGAATCCTGCCGTGGTCGATTGCGCCGACGAGGTGATTGTGGATTCGCTGCGCGTGATTGAGGAAGCGCAGCGAACGCTGCAGAATCTGGACAACCAGGAGGCGCTGCTGATTGCGATCAAGCGCACGAAACATTCGCTCGGTCGCACGATCGACTGTCTGCCGGGAGTGAAGGACATCAACGAGGCGTTCGAGACGGTAACGGACCTGCGCAGCATTCTCGACACGGGCGAGTACCCACCGTCGGATCGTCCGTATGGTCAGCTGCAAAACGAGTTGAAATCGGCGGCTGATCAGTTGAACGTAGCCGGTGGACAGGTGGCACAATCGTACGACAGTTCCATCAAGCTGGCCGGCACAAGCCAGGAGTTCTGTCACGCCTACAAAGAGCTGCTAACGGTGACGCTCGAAATGGCAGGCCAAACGGCGGAAGATCGTGCCCGGGAAGAGATCGTCAACTCGCTGCGCGGCGTTTCGAACCAGTCGATCAGTCTGCTGGGCACGGCTCGCTACGTTGCGGGCGACCCGGACCGTCCGAATGCGAAGAACGAGCTGTCCTCTGCGGCACGGCTGGTGACGGAAAGCATCAACCGGCTGGTGGACGTATGCACGCAGGCCGCCCCAGGGCAGAAGGAGTGTGATGGCGCGATACGCAGCATTGAATCGCTGCGACCGTTGCTAGAGTCACCCCAGGAATCGCTGACCGATCAGGGCTACTTCGACTGTCTCGACACGGTGCTGGAGAAATCGCGCACACTCGGCGAGGGCATGACGGGCATCGCAAACAACGCGAAAAACTCGAAGCACGTTGAGTTTGGCCACTCGGTCAACTCGGTGTCGGAGTCGATCCGTGGTCTGATCGAGTCTGCCGCACAGGCCGCGTATCTGGTGGGAGTTTCCAACCCGACCAGCGTCGGAGGGCGTCCGGGCATTGTCGATCCGGCTCAGTACGCCCGTGCAGCCCAGGCAATTCGTCAGAGCTGCGACGTTCTGCGGGGCCAGGCCTCTTCGCAGCCGCAGGTCCTGTCGGCGGCAACCGTCATCGCCAAGCACACATCTGCCCTTTGCAATGCTTGTCGCAATGCAAGCTCCACCACAACGAACCCGGTCGCCAAGCGGCACTTTGTCCAGGCTGCCAAGGAGGTGGCCAACTCGACGGCTGCGCTGGTGCGTGAAATTAAGGCACTCGATCAGGACTACAGTCCTGCATCGCGGCAACGCTGTGCCGCTGCGACGGAACCACTGCTTGAGGCGGTTTCTTCGCTCTGTCACTTTGCCTCCTCGCCCGAGTTCATCTCGATTCCGGCCCGCATCTCGACCGAGGGTCGCAAGGCACAGGAACCGATCCTGACGGCCGGGCGTGGCATACTCGACGGTGCAGTTGATATGGTTCGCACGGCAAAAGTGCTCGCGCTGACACCAACGGACCCGCCGGTATGGCAGCAGTTGGCAACCCACAGCCGCAACGTGTCGGAAAGCATTAAGCAGCTGGCGTCGAGCATTCGCGAGAAGGCCCCTGGCCAGATGCAGTGCGACCAGGTGCTGGAGGTGCTGAAGGATTGCTCGCGGGAGCTCAACTCAGCCGCTCTAGCGGTCGGTGTTGATGGTTTGCCGCAGCGCAAGGACAGCAATCTGCAGGGCTTCACCAACCAATCGCTCAATGCGGCGTCCGAGCTGATCGATCGTCTGGAGCCGGTGAAATCGTCCGCAAAGAAGAATGCCGAAAGTCTGGGCCACGCTGTGAATCAGATTGCGAAGCACATTGTGCCGCTGACGAATGGTGTGATTGGAGCATGCTCGCAGCTCGTCCACTCCGGTCAGCAAACGGTGCTGATCAACCAGGTCAAGTCGGTTGTTGAGTGTTGCGCGCAGCTCGTACAGACTGCTAAGCAAGCTGGCGGTAACCCACGTGCCGCTCACTTCCACCCGGAGCTGGATGAGGCAGTTGAATCGACGCGGGAAGCGATCCAAGAGCTGAACGCAACCGTCGAGCGTCTTTCCACGGAGAACGGTGTGGTGACGGGTTTGATGGAGCAAATTTCCCGCTCGATGTCTCGCATCTCCGACAAGCGCCAGTCGTTCCTGGGAGCGTCGCTGAATGATACGTACGTCGACTACCAGACGCGCATGGTACAGAGCGCGAAGGAGATTGCGCGCTACGCGAACGAGATCAACGCCAAGGCCGCCATCGATCCGTCCAAGCTGGCCCAGCTGTGCGTGGAGATGACGCATCATTACACGCAGCTGGCGCAGGACTCGATTGGTGCGTCCGCGCTTACCACTTCACCGGATGTGGCGATCCGCATCCGCAACACCGTGCAGGATCTCGGCCGCTCGGTCAATGTGCTGATCCAATCGACCACCGGTATCCGGAAGGACGATAGCAGCGGTTTGGTGGAGATATCTCGCGGCGCTCGTGACGTGTCGGAGAAGGTGGCCCAGGTACTAGCCGCCCTTCAGGCCGGTTCGCGTGGAACGCAGGCGTGCATTAACGCTTCCAGCACGGTGTCCGCCATCATCAGCGATCTCGACACGACGATCATGTTCGCCACCGCCGGTACGCTGCAGTCGAGCGACGAGGATGGCAAATTCTCCGACCATCGCGAACACATCCTCAAGACAGCGAAGGCGCTGGTGGAGGACACCAAGATCCTGGTGGCCGGTGCTGCCGGCACGCAGGATCAGCTAGCAGCAGCCGCCCAGAACGCGGTGACGACGATTT TGCAATTGGCCGACGCAGTCAAGCATGGGGCCGCCTCGCTCGGTTCCGGTCAGCCCGACTCGCAAGTGATGGTCATAAACGCGGTCAAAGACGTCGCCGCAGCACTCGGTGAGCTTATAAACGCTACTAAACTCGCCTCCGGCAAGCCCATTAACGATCCAGCTATGAATGATTTGAAAGATAGCGCTAAG GTTATGGTGATGAATGTCACCTCGCTGCTTAAGACGGTCAAGGCCGTCGAGGACGAACACACGCGCGGCACGCGCGCCATGGAAGCCACGGTGGACGCCATCTCGCAGGAGCTCCGATCGATGCAGTTCGCGCCGGAGATGATGCGCTCGAGCATGCAGCAACTGTCCCGCCCGGAGGACCTGATCAgcgtcaccaagcatgtgacgGCGGCCACGGCCAAGGCCGTCGCGGCCGGCGCCTCCAACCTGCAGGCCGACATTGCAGCGGCCGCTAACCTGGGCCGCAAGACCATCTCCGACATGCTGAGCGTGTGCAAGTCCGTTGCGTGGTCGTGTGCGGAAACGCAAGACCTGCGGCAGCGTACGCTGGACGCCGGTTCGGCGGTCGCGATCGCGTACCGCGATCTGCTCGAGGGCATACTGAGCCACTGCACGGCGGACGAGCGGATGCAGCTGTCCCGGCGCGTCGCGATGTGCGTGACGGATCTGGTCGGCATGGCGCAGCTGCTGAAGGGTTCCGATTGGGTCGATCCCGACGATCCGACGGTGATTGCCGAGAACGAGCTGCTCGGTGCGGCTGCATCGATCGAGGCGGCCGCGAAGAAGCTGGCCAACCTGCGCCCCCGTCGACAGGAAGTGAAG GAAGCGGATGAGAATCTAAACTTCGACGAAATGATTCTGGAAGCGGCCAAGAGCATCATGGCAGCATCCTCTTCGCTCGTGCGTGCGGCCAACGCTGCCCAGCGTGAGCTGATCGATCAAGGCAAGGTGGCCAAACGGCCCCTCACCTCCTCGGACGATGGCCAGTGGTCGGAGGGGCTGATTTCAGCGGCCCGGCTTGTAGCCGCCGCCACCCACAGCCTCGTCGAAGCGGCCCAGAACCTGGTGCAGGGTGTCGGCACCGAGGAGATGCTCATTTCCTCCGCCAAACAGGTGGCCAGCTCTACGGCACAGCTGCTGATCGCGTGCAAGGTCAAATCGGACCCCAACTCCGAAACGGGACGGCGGTTGCAAGCGGCCGGCAATGCCGTCATCAAGTCGACGGACAAGCTGGTGCAAGCCGCCCAGCAGGCAATCGAGGGCGAGGAGGAACACACGCTGCGTCTGAACCGCAACATGGTGGACGGTATGGCGCAGGAGATCAATGCACGGTCGGAAATTTTGATGCGCGAACGGCAGCTGGAGGAGGCAAAGAACAAGCTGATCGCTATCCGGCACGCGAAGTACCGGCAGAAGCTGGGCGGTGGCTTTACCACGGACGAGAGTGACGAGGGCGGTGTGGCGCCACCTCCGTTCGCGGGATACAGCCAACCGACGTCCCCGAAACCGCCCCAAACCCTGCCCAAACCGGGCACCTATTCGCCGGGCTCGCTGGGCGCTTCGCCGGCGCAGGGCGCTAGTACGATGCCACGGCTAGGGCAGCACTCACCCGCCAGTCCCAGCTTCCAGCGGCCTGGTTCGGGCAATCAACTGCTCACTGCGAATGCCGTCCCGAAGCCGTACCAGTCGGATGCGCTCAAGTCGCCGTCCGCGTTGGTGTCACCGTCGATGCTTAACCGAACGTACGATACGACGCGGGTGGAGAACACGAACCTGAGCGCGTCCAAATTCAACCGCACGCAGTTCGACGCGGCCGTACAGGACCTGCAGAACAAGGTGCAGCCGCTCAGTACGTTCCGATCATCGCCGACGCATACGAATGGAGGTGTTGCCGGAAGCTCGCCCGCGCCACAAACATATGAAGGATTCACAACCAG TCTCTTTGACAGTGGCGCACACGATGCAGCCACCACCACGCTAAGGTCGGTGCAGGGCGGCGGCAGCAAGCTGATGACGACGGAGGAGcagtaccagcagcaccagcaggtTATCCACACCAAAAAGGTCCACATGTCCtccaccacctcctcctcctcctcgacgaCGCTGAAGTCGGGTAGCGCGGGAGGAGCCGTGACAGAATGGAAGTAG